The DNA segment TAAGAGATTTAGATTCTTGTCATCACATCTATTAATTTAGTTATTTCAGAATTAGCTCAAAAAGGTAATTTACTAATGGAGCAAGGGCTTAATAATCCAGGCCCGTTTACAATATTTTTGGTATTTACAGCAGGCCTTTTAACCAGTCTTGGCCCATGTTCTTTATCTTTACTGCCAATCACAATTGCGTATATTGGTGGAACAAAGAAAAATAAATTTAAACTTATAAGTTTTTCTGGCGGAGTTATTTTTTCGCTAGTTACTTTAGGAGCATTAAGTGGATTCTTAGGGAAAATATATGGTCAATTACCCTCTTATTACTCTTCTTTAGTTGCTTTCATAGCAATAATTATGGGTCTAAATTTATTAGGAATTTTAAAATTCCAATTACCAAATGGGCCCGACTTAAGATTTATGGAAGATAAGGTGCCTCCTTTAATAACACCTTTTCTGATAGGTGGAACTTTTGGTCTCGCTTCCTCACCATGCATTACTCCAGTACTGGCTACACTATTAGCTTGGGTATCGCAAGCAAAAAACCCCACAATTTCAATAATCTTTTTGTTCTTCTTTGGACTAGGTCAAATAACACCCTTAATACTTGCGGGGGCAACAACTGAAAATCTAAAGCAGTTTCTAGAACTCAGAAAATATAGTCAAATAATTCCTACTTTAAGTGGAGTATTTTTAGTTTCTGTAGGAATTTTAAATTTAATTTCAAATTGGATTTAAATGATTATTTTTAAGAATTTGATTTTAAAAATATCAAGTTTAAAATTTGCTATTACATTAATAATTTTCATTGCTATTACAAGTGGTGTTGGAACATTTATACCTCAAGGCAATGATCCACAAGAGTATATTGATTTCTACAATGAAACTCCAATTTTTGGACTTATTAATGGATATCAAGTAATAAAACTTCAATTAAATCATGTTTATACAAGTAATTGGTTTTTATTTTCATTAATACTCCTTTGTATTTCTCTTGCGGCTTGCAGCTTTCGGAGACAAATACCTTCTTTAAAAGCTGCATTAAAATGGACTGACTATAAAAATGAAAAAAGATTCTACAAACTTCAATTAACTACTAATTACAAAGTAAGCCAAGACGTAAATCATATTTTAAAAGCTGATTCTTTACTAAGAAAAAAAGGTTGGAGCATTTCCAAATTTGAAAATCGCTTATCGGCAAGAAAAGGTCTCGTGGGAAAACTTGGACCTATAATTGTCCATATTGGGCTTATTATTTTACTTATTGGCTCTGCATATGGAAATTTCAGTAGCCAATCTAAAGAACAATATTTGAGACTAGGAGAAAGTTTAGATTTAATAAATGAGAATAAAAATTCTAAGTTCACAATAAAATTAAACAACTTTTTAATAGAGCGTGAAAGTGATGGAAAACCAAAGCAATTTATTTCATATTTAAACTTTTTTTCAGAAGAGCAACATTTAAATGAAATAAAAACAACGCAAGTAAATCACCCGATTAGATTCAGAGGTTTAACTATTTATCAAGCTGATTGGTCAGTTTCAAATATTGTTTTGGAGATTGATAGTGTTCTTTACCAACTAAAACTAAAACCTATTCCAGAGATAGGAGATCAAATATGGGGACTTTTAATTGAATTGGGAAGAGAAAATAAAAAAAATTATCTTTTAACCATTGATAATGAAAATGGTCCTCTTAAAGTCTCAAATATTAAAGACTTTTCTGAAATGTTTATTTATTTAAATGATGATCCTATCGAAATTAATTCTTCAAAACTATCTTTAAAAAAAATTATTCCTAGTAGTGGTTTGATAATTAAAAATGATCCTTCAATTCCATTTATATATTTAGCTTTCACTCTAATAATTTTGGGAACAATTTTTAGTCTTATTCCAACCAACCAAATATGGATTTTATTCAATGAAAATTCAAATAAATTATTTGTTGGTGGTTTAAGTAATAGAAATCTTTTAGGCTTCAAGAAGGAATTTCAAAAATTATCAGATGAGATAAAGAATAATTAGTTTCTTTTCTGCCCACTGTAAATATCTAATTTCATAGAAACGTTTCCTCTAGGATTAAAATCAGCATTTAAATGTATCCAATGAGGAGCTGCTGCATTTAAAAGATCATCCATAATTCTGTTTACTACTTCTTCATGTGATATCTTAAGATCTCTAAAGTGATTAATATAAAGTTTTAAAGATTTCAACTCATAAACTTTACTATTAGGCTGATAAAAAATATTTAATTTTGCAAAATCTGGATAACCAGAAAATGGGCATTTGCAAGTAAATTCAGGAAGTTCAATTGAAATTTCATAAATTCTTTTTTTGTTTGGATTATCAAAGCAAATTATTTTTGATTCTTCTATCAGTCTTTCTCCATATAAAGGCTTATTAGTTGAATCGTATAAGTTAGGTGTACTCATTGTTTTTAACAATCTTCTCTACTAAAAATATATAAAAAGCTAAGAATTCGCAAAAAATCAAAAACATATCTTAGTGTTACAAATCAATAAGTCAGAGGATATAAAATTCATATTTGTATCAACAGTTACAGTTACAAGCTAATTACAAAGGCTTATATATATCTAGTTTCTAAAAAATTTATGGACATCTGTTTAGTAAATATAGACAATAATTTAAATAAATCTCTTCAACCCACCAGTGTAATGGGAATGTTATGGCTCCAAACTCATTTTGAGAATGAACAATGGGAGGCATTAGCAAATAATCAAGTAATAATTTCAAAAGAAAATTCAGAGTTACTTTTTAAAGATGCAACTAGCGCTGGGCTTAACATCAAATCATTTTCTGAAGTTTCAATGCTAGATGTTTTTCAGAAAAAGAATTAAACTTAAAGTATTCAAGGGAAGCACATGAAGAAAATCGAAGCAATCATACGTCCATTTAAATTGGAAGATGTAAAAATCGCACTAGTAAATTCTGGAATTGTGGGAATGACAGTAAGTGAAGTGAGAGGATTTGGAAGGCAAAAAGGGCAAGTGGAAAGATACAGAGGTTCAGAATTTACAGTTGAATTTCTTCAGAAACTTAAAGTAGAAGTTGTAGTAGAAAATGAAAAAGTTAGTTCAGTAATAGATGCAATTGCCGAAGCTGCAAAAACCGGCGAAATAGGTGATGGGAAAATATTCATATCACCTATTGATTCTGTTGTAAGAATTAGAACTGGAGATACCGATAAAGAAGCTCTTTAATTAAAGAGTCTCTCTTACCAAATTCTCAATATATTTAAAATTTATTATTGGATTAGATATTCCTGTCTTAGACATCCAAGCAAGATATTCATGATTTCCTGCAGGGCCAACTAACGGAGAGGCAACTAGACCCTTAATATTCCATTGTAATTTTTCTGCAGTATTAAGAACCGACTCTATAGCCTCAATATGATATTCAGCCTTTCTTACAACACCCCCTTTGCTTACTCGATCTTTTCCTACCTCAAATTGTGGTTTAATAAGGAAGATACCCTCTATAAAATCTCCAAATAATAAATTATTAATAGGTTCGAAAACTAAATTTAGTGATATAAAAGACAAATCTGCTACAACAAAATTTGGCAATAAACTTTCTTCAGAATATATATCTAAAGGCTTTAAATTTCTTATATTTGATCTTTCAAAAAGAATAACTTTTGGGTTTTTCCTTATTTCCCAAGCCGTTTGACCATAACCTACATCTATCCCGTAGACCATTTTCGCACCTTGTTGCAACAAGCAGTCAGTAAATCCACCAGTAGAAATTCCTGCATCTATACAAACTCTA comes from the Prochlorococcus marinus str. MIT 9515 genome and includes:
- a CDS encoding cytochrome c biogenesis CcdA family protein; its protein translation is MEQGLNNPGPFTIFLVFTAGLLTSLGPCSLSLLPITIAYIGGTKKNKFKLISFSGGVIFSLVTLGALSGFLGKIYGQLPSYYSSLVAFIAIIMGLNLLGILKFQLPNGPDLRFMEDKVPPLITPFLIGGTFGLASSPCITPVLATLLAWVSQAKNPTISIIFLFFFGLGQITPLILAGATTENLKQFLELRKYSQIIPTLSGVFLVSVGILNLISNWI
- a CDS encoding cytochrome c biogenesis protein ResB; translated protein: MIIFKNLILKISSLKFAITLIIFIAITSGVGTFIPQGNDPQEYIDFYNETPIFGLINGYQVIKLQLNHVYTSNWFLFSLILLCISLAACSFRRQIPSLKAALKWTDYKNEKRFYKLQLTTNYKVSQDVNHILKADSLLRKKGWSISKFENRLSARKGLVGKLGPIIVHIGLIILLIGSAYGNFSSQSKEQYLRLGESLDLINENKNSKFTIKLNNFLIERESDGKPKQFISYLNFFSEEQHLNEIKTTQVNHPIRFRGLTIYQADWSVSNIVLEIDSVLYQLKLKPIPEIGDQIWGLLIELGRENKKNYLLTIDNENGPLKVSNIKDFSEMFIYLNDDPIEINSSKLSLKKIIPSSGLIIKNDPSIPFIYLAFTLIILGTIFSLIPTNQIWILFNENSNKLFVGGLSNRNLLGFKKEFQKLSDEIKNN
- the queF gene encoding preQ(1) synthase, with amino-acid sequence MSTPNLYDSTNKPLYGERLIEESKIICFDNPNKKRIYEISIELPEFTCKCPFSGYPDFAKLNIFYQPNSKVYELKSLKLYINHFRDLKISHEEVVNRIMDDLLNAAAPHWIHLNADFNPRGNVSMKLDIYSGQKRN
- a CDS encoding P-II family nitrogen regulator → MKKIEAIIRPFKLEDVKIALVNSGIVGMTVSEVRGFGRQKGQVERYRGSEFTVEFLQKLKVEVVVENEKVSSVIDAIAEAAKTGEIGDGKIFISPIDSVVRIRTGDTDKEAL
- a CDS encoding TlyA family RNA methyltransferase, with translation MIKKSRLDLYLLSQGLCETRQKAQGLILAGKVKDINGKIFDKPGQQVITGTEFIIESEAQFVSRGGEKLLEAFKKLNINVKGRVCIDAGISTGGFTDCLLQQGAKMVYGIDVGYGQTAWEIRKNPKVILFERSNIRNLKPLDIYSEESLLPNFVVADLSFISLNLVFEPINNLLFGDFIEGIFLIKPQFEVGKDRVSKGGVVRKAEYHIEAIESVLNTAEKLQWNIKGLVASPLVGPAGNHEYLAWMSKTGISNPIINFKYIENLVRETL